The DNA segment GCGCCAGGCCCCGGTCCTGACAGGTTACGATCCGGCGGGAGGAAATATCGCCCGGGGGACAGTCCTGGCGGTTAACGGCACATCCGATTGCATCATTTATCTGAATTGAGGGAGGAGACAATGAACATGAACCAAATATTTCAACGGGCGGCCGGCCGCGAGGAGAATGATTTGAGCCGGCGGGAACTCAACGGGCCGGTCGATCTGGGACGCGCCGCCGAACTCAATATCGACAAGGAGACTTATCTCGAGGCCGATGCCCGGGGTATGACGTTGAGCGAATTGCTGGAGACAGGGGATTATGATCCATCGCCGGCCGCGTGCCCGCTCGATGCTTTTGAACGTCAGCTGGCGCTGGCGGGAGTCCGTCTGGGGGGATCGAAGGCGACGACGGTGGAGCAGTTCTACCAGAAGGCGCCGGCCTTAATGCCGGAATTTATTCTGCGGGAAATCAAGAAGGGTCAGGCGATGCGCCCGGAGTTGAACGCGATCATTGCCGGGACGACCACGGTGGCGAATAACCGCTATACGCCGTTCCATATCGATACCTCGTCAGCCGACCGTTTTTCGCTTCGCTCAATCGGCGAGGGAAGCGAAATTCCGCAGATTCTGGTAACCGAGCAGAATCACTCCATAAATGTCAAGGAGTACGGTCTCGGGCTCAAGGCGAGTTACAAGGCGCTGCGGTACCGGACGACGGCGCAATTCCGGGTTTTGTTGTGGTATATCGGCTTCAGGTTGCAGACCGATAAAATAGGGCTGGCGGTCGATTGCCTGATAAACGGCGACGGGAACGCCAATGCCGCTTCGGTCGTGAATGCCGAAACCTCGGGCACGCTCACCTACGACGACCTGGTGACGCTCTGGTCGCAATTTGCACCATTCGAAATGAATACAGTCATCTGCCATATCGGCCAGTTGAAGAATATTCTTCTAATGGAGGAATTCAAGGACCCGATGGCGGGGTATCGTTTTCAGAACCGGGGGGAACTGTTCAGTCCGCTGGGGGCGACTCTGGTGCGTTCCGACAATATGCCGGGTGATCTGGTTATTGGCCTTGATTCGCGGTTCGCCGTGGAGGAAGTCATCACGCAGCCGCTGATGGTGGAGTACGACAAGATCATCGAGCAGCGTTTTGAAGAAGCGGTTATTTCCGAATCGGTGGCGTATGCCAAGGTGATAAGAGAGGCCGCGGTGGTTCTGGATACG comes from the Candidatus Zixiibacteriota bacterium genome and includes:
- a CDS encoding conserved hypothetical protein (Evidence 4 : Unknown function but conserved in other organisms), which gives rise to MNQIFQRAAGREENDLSRRELNGPVDLGRAAELNIDKETYLEADARGMTLSELLETGDYDPSPAACPLDAFERQLALAGVRLGGSKATTVEQFYQKAPALMPEFILREIKKGQAMRPELNAIIAGTTTVANNRYTPFHIDTSSADRFSLRSIGEGSEIPQILVTEQNHSINVKEYGLGLKASYKALRYRTTAQFRVLLWYIGFRLQTDKIGLAVDCLINGDGNANAASVVNAETSGTLTYDDLVTLWSQFAPFEMNTVICHIGQLKNILLMEEFKDPMAGYRFQNRGELFSPLGATLVRSDNMPGDLVIGLDSRFAVEEVITQPLMVEYDKIIEQRFEEAVISESVAYAKVIREAAVVLDTVIS